Part of the Sphingomonadaceae bacterium OTU29LAMAA1 genome, CGATCGCGAGGCGCAGCGCGCCGAGCGCCTCGGCCGACACCAAAGCCACGGCGATGCCTGGGGGAGGCGCATCGAACAGGCTGAACTCATATTGTTCGTAGAAATCATGCTCGACGAGACGCCAGGGCGCATCGCTTTCGAACCAGTCGAGCAGGGCTGCTTCGACCCCAGGCTCGAGGCACCGTTCGGCGACGAAATAGGGAAAGGGCGTCTTCGCATGCCCGCTGATCGCGAGCGGCGCGGGTGCAGACGCGGCGCCGGTCACTGCATCGCCCTTTAGCGGTTATGCCGGTGATAGGTCCGGTTATAGACCGTGGTCAGCGTCACCGGCGCCTCGTTGCGGACTTCCTCAACGAGGCGGCGCAGCGCCACGCTGTCGGCCAGCACCAGATCGAGCGGTGCGGGCGAGGCGTCGGCCAGGTCACGGGCGGGCGTATCTAACATGAAGGTCCTTTTCAGGCAGCTTGTGCCGCCATGCGCGCCAAGACGCCACGCATTTCGGCAATGAGGTGGCGCTGATCGGCGCAAAAGATCGTCGGATTGTCGAACCCGGCGACCGCACTCCAGCGATGCGCGACCATGCCGCCACCGCAAATGCCAAGATCGGGGCAGGCATGGCATTGATCGGCGAGCGTGCGCTGCTGGCGGTAATATTGGTCGAACGCCTCGCTTTCGAGAAAATCCTCGAGTGGATCGAGGATCGACCATTGCCGCTCGAACCGGTCGGCTCCCGGATGCGCGACCTTGAGCGTATCGTTCTTGTCGATCCGCCCATCGGGTTCGATTACCAGGATCCCATAGTCGGTGTTCCCGACGCCTTCCTTCTGGCTCTGGCCGCCCATCAGCAGCCGCATCATGTCGTCGAGAATGCGAATCCGAGGCGGCGCAGGGTCTGCGAGATAGAGCGCGAGCAGCCTGCTGAGCCAGCCGCCATATTCGATCGAGCCAGGTCCGGCTTTGCCAAAGGGCAATTGGGACCAATTGCCGTCGCGGACGAGGAAGTCGAGACTGGGCGCACCGGTCGCTTTCAACGCGGCGTAGACCTGGGCCGGATCACTGGTCGGATCGATAACTGCGAGCACGCCTGCGAACAGCGGAAGCGCATCGCTTCGCGCGGTCAGCCGCGCGATCCCCGCCGCGACGCGCGCGTGCGAGCCGGCCTGGGCGTGATCGGTACGGAACCGGTCATGGACGCTGGCCGGGCCGTCGATGCTGATCGAAATGCCGACATCATAGGCGACCAGCACATCGATGATCGCATCGCTCAGTAGCACGCCATTGGTCTGAGCATGGATACCGCACGGATGCGGAAGCTCGGCGCGCAGCATGCCGCATAATGTGGCCAGGCGCTCAGGCCCCAGCATCAGCGGCTCGCCGCCATGCAGAACGACACTGAACGGGGTTTGCTGCCGGTGATATTGGGCGCCGAGACTAGCGGCGACCCGCGCGGCGATCTGCTCGGACATCAGCTTGGGCTGGCTGCGCCAGCTATCGTCGCCCATGTGATAGACATAGCAATAGCCGCAATCGAGATTGCAGCGGCTGGCTACTTTGAGAAGGACCGTGTCGACGGTCCTGAGTGATCCGCCGGTCGGCTGCGCCGTCACCGATTATGTCGGTTGTGCGTACGGTTATATCCTCGCACCGCCGACATCGTCCGTCCGCCCGCGACTTCTTCGACCAGCCGCTGGAGCGCGACGCTCGTGACGGGTAGGTCGAGGCTGGCCGGACCAGCCATGCGGGGCTTGATTTGCATCGAAATGCCTCCTGTATCTTAGCGTCTACGATAGCAGCGATCCTAAACGCCTGCTACAAGAAAGATCGGCGTTCCAAGGCTGTCGCCCATTGTCCGGCCAGCAGTCCTCCTAGTGCGATCCGGATTGCTTGGCATAACAGGCAAAATGTTTCGGCTGTGATCTACGCCGGCAGATAGGAAATTATTGATATGTTTCTCGAGCGCTCTTCAAGATATTTTTGGTTGATCGAGACAATCGCGCTACATGAGCGACTAATGGAGCCATCTGAATAGTAATAAACGTGGAATCGTCTGGCCGATACTGGCGAGAAGGGAGATGTTGAATGACTGCGCTTTCGTCTTTTTGTCCCGACTGTGGCGGCAGTGGCCGCTGGTTCGATATGCCAGAAGAGAAGCGCCGCATTGGCTATGGCGAGATGGGCCCTTCGGACTGTACAACCTGCGACGGATGGGGATTAGTGCCGACGTCGGAGGGCAAGCCGTTCTTTGATCTGGTTCTCGCTATGCGCCGGAGCCCTAGGTGGCGGTAGGCGGCGGGCCTCGCATACAGCCGGCTATTCGGGCGCGTAGCTGCCGTATGATGTTGCGATGAACGAACGGCCGCTTCTGGCGCGCGGACATTACGGTCTGAATGGCTGGGTTTGGGTCTTGAGCAGCAGGCAATTTTGAATGAGCCGGAGTATTTACGCCATCGACTTTTTTCCACCGATACATTGAACCAAGGAGCCAAAATGCAGTCTCTAGACATCGCATTGCTCAGGCGCGCCCTCGACGACAACTACGTTCTTGTGCTCACCACCAATTCGAATGAACGCAAGGCGGTCGCGAACGTTCTTAGTCCCTCGGCGAAGGCGATCGTCAGGATCGAGAACGATGGCGCCCGTCTTGGTGTCTGCGGCGAGCAGTTGATCCTTCATTTGACGGGTACCTCAGGTGGTCAGGCCGACAAGGCTGTGGGACGGATCACCCGCCAAATTTTGTCCAATCCTCGCATGCCCAAACCTAAGGCGGTAATCTTATTGGGCATTGCTTGGGGAGCACCAGGTGCCTGCAGCCTTGGAGATGTAATCCTGTCGGGCGAGCTTTTGGCCGTTAATCAACTCCGTTTCGAGGGCGGCCAGATAAGGCACGTACCCATCTCACGCATAAGTCCTTGGCTAACTGAATTGGCCGACCTCAGTGCGGAGGTCTCCCAGCGTTCGAAGGCGCCCAAGGTCGGCGTCCTTGCATCAGGTGAGCAGTTCTTCGCGGCCGACGAGGCGCGCGATGCGCTCTTGGTAGCCTTTCCTCACATTATCGGGGGCGAGATGGAAGGCTGGGACTTGGTCCCGGATCTAAAGGATCTCCCTTGGATTCAGGTTCGAGGCGTC contains:
- a CDS encoding radical SAM protein; the protein is MGDDSWRSQPKLMSEQIAARVAASLGAQYHRQQTPFSVVLHGGEPLMLGPERLATLCGMLRAELPHPCGIHAQTNGVLLSDAIIDVLVAYDVGISISIDGPASVHDRFRTDHAQAGSHARVAAGIARLTARSDALPLFAGVLAVIDPTSDPAQVYAALKATGAPSLDFLVRDGNWSQLPFGKAGPGSIEYGGWLSRLLALYLADPAPPRIRILDDMMRLLMGGQSQKEGVGNTDYGILVIEPDGRIDKNDTLKVAHPGADRFERQWSILDPLEDFLESEAFDQYYRQQRTLADQCHACPDLGICGGGMVAHRWSAVAGFDNPTIFCADQRHLIAEMRGVLARMAAQAA